In one window of Bemisia tabaci chromosome 4, PGI_BMITA_v3 DNA:
- the Ssk gene encoding protein snakeskin yields MVSIATIATIVIKVVKLVLNIIILILYRTGYGGGFLGVGGTWNLNEEKNPDAEIIASGVFVGFGIYTIVTLISYGFGTTEQKKTLVDIIMNFVGTILFIAVGGIALHYWSGYQNEHHYQKVMPERTIGLTVGVLCIFSGAIYLTDGVLSFIHFARDAEYR; encoded by the exons GTGCTGAACATTATAATTTTGATCCTGTATCGGACAGGTTACGGAGGAGGATTTTTGGGAGTAGGAGGAACATGGAATCTGAACGAGGAGAAGAACCCAGATGCCGAAATAATAGCATCAGGCGTCTTCGTGGGCTTCGGAATATACACCATCGTCACTCTCATTTCCTATGGTTTTGGAACGACTGAGCAGAAGAAAACTTTGGTG GACATAATCATGAACTTCGTTGGGACAATACTATTCATCGCTGTTGGTGGAATCGCACTGCACTACTGGTCTGGCTACCAAAATGAGCATCACTACCAGAAAGTAATGCCCGAACGCACGATAGGGCTCACAGTGGGCGTTCTCTGCATATTCTCTGGAGCTATCTACTTGACCGATGGTGTTCTATCCTTTATACACTTTGCAAGGGATGCAGAATACAGATAA